The Bradysia coprophila strain Holo2 chromosome IV, BU_Bcop_v1, whole genome shotgun sequence genome includes a region encoding these proteins:
- the LOC119066762 gene encoding T-complex protein 1 subunit delta, with protein MAPKAVVMKKPQGQAYKDKSKPADVRASNINAAKAVSDAIRTSLGPRGMDKMIQAGNGEVTITNDGATILKQMNVLHPAAKMLVELSRAQDVEAGDGTTSVVVTAGALLEAAERLLHIGIHPTAISDAFQRCSTKAVQILTEMSRPIELTDRDILIKSASTSLNSKVVSQQSSTLAPLAVDAVLKVTEAGQENRVDLKNIKVIRSLGGTIEDTELVDGLVFTQRSAGTNGPKRLEKAKIGLIQFCISPPKTDMDHNVVVSDYAAMDRVLKEERAYILNIVKQIKKAGCNVLLVQKSILRDAVSDLALHFLDKIKVMVIKDIEREDIEFVCKTLSCRPIASLDHFVAESLVNADLVEEVASGSNKFVKVTGIQNQGRTVSIVVRGSNKLVLEEADRSIHDALCVIRCLVKNRALIAGGGAPEIEMALQLAAHSNTVDGVDAYCFRAYAEAMEVIPSTLAENAGLNPIATVTELRNRHAQGEKNAGINVRKGAITDILAENVVQPLLVSTAAITLATETVRSILKIDDIVNTIT; from the exons ATGGCACCAAAAGCAGTTGTTATGAAAAAACCGCAAGGACAGGCGTACAAAGACAAAAGTAAACCGGCCGATGTACGGGCTAGTAATATCAATGCCGCTAAAG CTGTGTCCGATGCAATCCGAACCAGTTTGGGGCCGAGAGGAATGGACAAAATG ATTCAAGCCGGTAACGGTGAAGTAACGATCACAAACGACGGAGCCACCATTCTCAAGCAAATGAATGTCCTTCATCCGGCTGCAAAAATGTTGGTTGAATTATCGCGTGCACAAGACGTTGAAGCTGGTGACGGTACAACATCCGTCGTAGTAACTGCCGGTGCACTTTTGGAGGCCGCCGAACGTTTGTTACATATTGGCATCCATCCGACAGCCATCTCAGATGCATTCCAACGCTGTTCTACCAAAGCTGTCCAAATTCTAACGGAAATGTCGCGACCGATTGAACTGACCGATCGAGATATTTTGATTAAGTCGGCGTCGACATCGTTGAATTCCAAAGTTGTATCGCAGCAGAGCAGTACACTGGCACCATTGGCTGTCGATGCAGTTTTGAAGGTCACTGAAGCTGGCCAGGAAAATCGTGTCGATTTGAAAAACATCAAAGTTATCCGTAGCTTGGGTGGCACCATTGAAGATACGGAATTGGTCGATGGATTGGTGTTCACACAACGATCGGCTGGTACCAACGGACCGAAACGTTTGGAAAAGGCAAAGATTGGCTTGATTCAGTTCTGCATTTCACCACCAAAAACCGAT ATGGACCACAATGTCGTTGTTTCGGATTACGCTGCTATGGATCGAGTACTTAAGGAGGAACGTGCCTACATTCTCAATATCGTCAAACAGATTAAGAAGGCCGGATGTAATGTTCTGTTGGTTCAAAAGTCAATCCTACGCGATGCAGTCTCTGATCTTGCTCTTCACTTTTTGGATAAAATCAAAGTCATGGTCATCAAGGACATCGAACGTGAAGACATCGAATTTGTTTGCAAAACATTGAGCTGTCGTCCAATTGCTTCATTGGATCACTTCGTTGCCGAAAGTTTGGTAAACGCCGATCTGGTCGAAGAAGTTGCCAGTGGCTCCAACAAATTCGTTAAGGTCACCGGCATCCAGAACCAAGGTCGAACCGTTTCGATTGTTGTTCGTGGATCGAACAAATTGGTTTTGGAGGAAGCCGACCGTTCCATTCACGATGCATTGTGTGTCATTCGGTGTTTGGTGAAGAATCGTGCTTTGATCGCTGGCGGTGGTGCACCAGAAATTGAGATGGCCTTACAATTGGCTGCCCATTCGAATACTGTGGATGGCGTTGATGCTTATTGCTTCCGGGCTTATGCGGAAGCAATGGAAGTGATTCCATCAACGCTAGCGGAAAATGCTGGTCTGAATCCCATTGCAACGGTGACTGAATTGAGAAATCGTCATGCACAAGGAGAGAAAAACGCTGGCATCAATGTGCGAAAGGGAGCAATCACAGACATTTTGGCCGAAAATGTAGTTCAGCCGTTGCTAGTTTCTACAGCTGCCATTACATTGGCTACTGAAACCGTACGATCCATTTTAAAGATTGACGATATT gTCAACACTATAACATAA
- the LOC119066793 gene encoding rRNA-processing protein FCF1 homolog, whose product MGKQKKTKNCSTQRMSALKRMIKPSDARLKAKDRLPPKKQKPLDLQAIKTHETPQQSSALFFQYNTQLGPPYHILLDTNFINFSIKNKLDIMQNLMDCLYAKCIPYITDCVQAELEKMGPKFKLALRIIKDARFERITCTHKGTYADDCLVNRVTQHKCYIVATNDKDLKNRIRKIPGVPIMYVSQYRYTIERMPDAYGAPKK is encoded by the exons ATG ggtaaacaaaaaaagaccAAAAACTGTTCAACTCAGCGAATGTCGGCATTGAAACGAATGATCAAACCGAGCGATGCTCGTCTGAAAGCAAAGGATCGTCTACCACCGAAAAAGCAAAAACCATTGGACCTGCAGGCCATCAAAACACACGAAACACCTCAACAAAGTTCTGCGCTTTTCTTCCAATACAACACGCAGCTGGGACCGCCTTATCACATTCTACTCGACacgaatttcatcaattttagcATCAAAAACAAACTGGACATCATGCAAAATCTGATGGATTGTCTGTACGCCAAGTGCATACCGTACATAACAGACTGTGTCCAGGCGGAATTGGAAAAAATGGGACCGAAATTCAAGTTGGCCTTGCGAATCATCAAAGATGCCCGGTTCGAGCGAATAACGTGCACGCACAAGGGAACGTATGCCGATGACTGTCTGGTGAATCGAGTAACCCAACACAAATGTTACATTGTGGCCACAAATGATAAAGATTTGAAGAATCGAATTCGAAAAATTCCGGGAGTGCCAATAATGTATGTGTCTCAATATCGATACACAATCGAAAGGATGCCCGACGCTTATGGAGCGccgaagaaataa
- the LOC119066776 gene encoding U5 small nuclear ribonucleoprotein 40 kDa protein, giving the protein MAYKRPSDSLVAIPDIKRSKNEIAAYTNKDKQLLEVGVQRTSGLLGPIMLLEGHQGEVFSCEFHPEGQHLVSTGFDRQIYIWNVYGECENISVMSGHTGSIQEIHFSPDGASLYTCSTDKNLSIWDVQTSQRIRKLKGHNGFVNSCQGSRRGMQMLVSGSDDNSIKIWDSRKRYAVNTLDNTYQVTAVSFNDTTECVITGGIDNDIKVWDMRKNEVLYRLRGHIDTVTGIALSPDGSYVLSNSMDNTLRIWDIRAYAPTERCVKIFTGHQHNFEKNLLRCAWSPDGSKITAGSSDRFVYIWDTTSRRVLYKLPGHNGSVNDVDFHPKEPVILSGSSDKSLYLGEVESS; this is encoded by the exons ATGGCGTACAAACGCCCATCCGATAGTTTAGTTGCTATTCCCGACATAAAACggagtaaaaatgaaatcgctGCCTACACAAACAAAGACAAACAGCTCCTGGAAGTG GGAGTACAACGTACATCTGGTTTGTTGGGTCCGATCATGCTTCTGGAAGGACACCAGGGCGAAGTGTTTTCTTGTGAATTTCATCCGGAAGGTCAACACCTTGTGTCTACCGGCTTCGATCGACAGATTT ACATCTGGAATGTGTACGGTGAATGTGAGAATATAAGCGTAATGTCTGGCCACACCGGATCCATTCAAGAAATCCATTTCTCTCCTGACGGCGCAAGTTTGTACACCTGTTCAACGGACAAAAACCTATCGATCTGGGACGTACAAACATCGCAACGAATCCGCAAACTAAAGGGTCACAACGGCTTCGTGAACTCATGCCAAGGTTCCCGACGCGGCATGCAAATGCTGGTCTCCGGATCCGATGATAATTCCATCAAAATCTGGGATTCACGGAAGAGATATGCGGTCAATACATTGGACAATACGTATCAGGTGACAGCGGTCTCGTTCAACGACACCACCGAATGTGTCATCACCGGTGGCATCGACAATGACATTAAAGTGTGGGATATGCGTAAGAACGAGGTTCTTTATCGTTTACGCGGACACATTGACACAGTGACGGGTATTGCACTATCGCCGGATGGTTCATATGTTCTGTCGAATTCAATGGACAATACGCTGAGGATTTGGGATATTCGAGCTTATGCACCGACTGAGcgttgtgtgaaaatattcacCGGACATCAGCACAATTTTGAGAAGAATTTACTGAGATGTGCATGGTCTCCAG ATGGATCGAAAATCACAGCTGGTTCATCGGATCGTTTTGTGTACATTTGGGATACGACATCGAGACGCGTTTTGTACAAACTACCCGGTCACAATGGCAGCGTGAACGACGTAGATTTCCATCCTAAGGAACCAGTCATTCTATCCGGATCAAGTGATAAAAGTTTGTACCTGGGCGAAGTGGAGAGTTCATaa